A genome region from Thermoanaerobaculia bacterium includes the following:
- a CDS encoding KUP/HAK/KT family potassium transporter codes for MTKTESSTGVDVNLTSHAPIIRSPKDLARLGVGALGVVYGDIGTSPLYAMKECFNPAHGVAPLLGNVLGVLSLVFWALTLIISVKYVSFVLRADNHGDGGILALLALVTEQRSHPGKGETGRKRWTILVSLALVGTALLLAEGMITPAISVLSALEGLDVATPIFRPWIVPLAVGILLALFLVQRKGTAGIGAVFGKVMLVWFAAIAALGIPAILRHPEVLGAINPAHAVRFFADNGLHGFLILGSVVLCVTGGEALYADMGHFGRGPIRISWFSLVFPALLLNYFGQGSLLLERGALAVANPFYGLAPSMLLYPLVILATAAAVIASQAMISGAFSLAQQAVQLGYLPRLSIIHTSGEASGQIYVPEINRLLMIACIALTLGFRDSSKLAGAYGISVMGAMICTSILLSAVIIRRWKWSPALAFGLVALFLAVEIPFLLANIPKIVHGGWFPLMVGSLFFFVMTTWKIGRRAVRSFLEIGSLPIDPFLARLESYNPHRVKGTAVFMTSAMGVTPPILLHHFKHNKVLHEKVILFTIVTEGIPEVPKRDRIQMRELAHGFSEVIAHYGFM; via the coding sequence ATGACCAAGACCGAGTCGTCGACCGGCGTCGACGTCAATCTGACCTCCCACGCACCGATCATCCGCTCGCCGAAGGACCTGGCGCGGCTGGGTGTGGGCGCCTTGGGCGTGGTCTACGGCGACATCGGAACTTCGCCGCTGTATGCCATGAAGGAGTGCTTCAACCCCGCGCACGGTGTCGCACCGCTGCTCGGCAACGTGCTGGGGGTTCTCTCGTTGGTCTTCTGGGCCCTCACGCTGATCATCTCGGTCAAGTACGTCTCTTTCGTGCTGCGGGCCGACAACCATGGCGACGGCGGCATCCTCGCGCTCCTTGCACTGGTTACCGAACAGCGGAGTCACCCCGGCAAAGGCGAGACGGGCAGGAAGCGCTGGACGATCCTGGTCAGCCTCGCCCTGGTCGGCACGGCGCTGCTCCTCGCCGAGGGCATGATCACCCCGGCGATCTCCGTCCTCTCCGCGCTCGAGGGGCTCGACGTGGCGACTCCGATCTTCCGCCCCTGGATCGTGCCTCTGGCGGTCGGGATTCTCCTCGCCCTGTTTCTCGTTCAGCGCAAGGGTACCGCCGGGATCGGCGCGGTCTTCGGCAAGGTGATGCTGGTCTGGTTCGCGGCGATCGCGGCACTGGGCATCCCGGCCATCCTCCGCCATCCGGAGGTGCTGGGAGCGATCAACCCGGCGCACGCCGTGCGCTTCTTCGCCGACAACGGGCTGCACGGCTTCCTCATCCTGGGCTCGGTCGTGCTCTGCGTCACGGGAGGAGAGGCGCTCTACGCCGACATGGGTCATTTCGGGCGCGGCCCGATCCGCATCTCCTGGTTCTCGCTCGTCTTCCCGGCCCTCCTGCTCAACTACTTCGGCCAGGGGAGCCTGCTGCTCGAGCGCGGCGCTCTCGCGGTGGCGAATCCGTTCTACGGCCTCGCGCCCTCGATGCTCCTTTATCCGCTCGTGATCCTGGCCACCGCAGCGGCGGTGATCGCTTCGCAGGCGATGATCTCGGGCGCTTTCTCGCTCGCCCAGCAGGCCGTGCAGCTGGGCTATCTTCCCCGGCTCTCGATCATCCACACCTCGGGCGAGGCGAGCGGCCAGATCTACGTACCGGAGATCAACCGGCTCCTGATGATCGCCTGCATCGCGCTCACGCTGGGCTTCCGCGACTCCTCCAAGCTCGCCGGTGCCTATGGCATCTCGGTCATGGGCGCGATGATCTGCACCTCCATCCTGCTCTCCGCGGTCATCATCCGGCGCTGGAAGTGGTCCCCCGCGCTCGCCTTCGGGCTCGTGGCCCTCTTCCTCGCGGTCGAGATTCCGTTCCTCCTCGCCAACATCCCGAAGATCGTCCACGGCGGCTGGTTTCCACTCATGGTGGGTTCGCTCTTCTTCTTTGTCATGACCACCTGGAAGATCGGCCGGCGCGCAGTGCGGAGCTTTCTCGAGATCGGGAGCCTGCCGATCGACCCCTTTCTGGCCCGCCTCGAGTCGTACAACCCCCACCGGGTCAAGGGAACGGCGGTCTTCATGACCTCGGCCATGGGGGTGACACCCCCGATCCTGCTGCACCACTTCAAGCACAACAAGGTGCTTCACGAAAAGGTCATTCTGTTCACCATCGTGACCGAGGGCATCCCGGAGGTCCCCAAGCGGGACAGGATCCAGATGCGCGAGTTGGCACATGGCTTCAGCGAGGTCATCGCGCACTACGGTTTCATG